A single Drechmeria coniospora strain ARSEF 6962 chromosome 03, whole genome shotgun sequence DNA region contains:
- a CDS encoding putative ribosomal protein L26, whose product MVKVSSTVSSSRRKSRAAHFKAPSSQRRVIMSAPLSKELREKYNVRSIPVRKDDEVTIVRGSNKGREGKVTSVYRLKYIIHVDRVTRDKASGQSIPLGIHPSNVVITKLKLDKDREDILARSKVGRELRATNKVTA is encoded by the exons ATGGTCAAAGTCAGTAGCA CCGTGTCGTCATCGCGGCGCAAGAGCCGTGCCGCCCACTTCAAGGCCCCCTCTAGCCAGCGTCGCGTCATCATGAGCGCTCCTCTCAGCAAGGAGCTTCGTGAGAAGTACAAT GTCCGCAGCATTCCCGTTcgcaaggacgacgaggtcacCATTGTTCGCGGCTCCAACAAGGGTCGTGAGGGCAAGGTCACGTCCGTATACCGTCTCAAGTACATCATCCACGTCGATCGTGTCACCCGTGACAAGGCCTCCGGCCAGAGCATTCCCCTGGGCATCCACCCCTCCAACGTTGTCATCACCAAGCTCAAGCTCGACAAGGACCGTGAGGACATCCTGGCCCGCTCCAAGGTTGGCCGTGAGCTGCGCGCCACCAACAAGGTCACCGCCTAA
- a CDS encoding 40S ribosomal protein S8: MRSSKACDLDSLSAMAGWDRGMEAIRTDACQDFGKAREAPECNDADASPPESTTQCTKSFSRDKSYPLDSVKNYSLPASSTRSYPDNGAKMPSILNIAHMCSHLQNASKARLGITSVQNTKYNLHLALAMHRSGFFSAIYRAGPHPPTLEKMVSEPPEIVTSANVAKMRIWLGMKYWNGKPVLSKAHVISKPSRLMTADIQELARLTRGFPAKLKGGVVPGLGLGECMFVATSQGVLEAREALARKVGGLLICRIS; the protein is encoded by the exons ATGAGGTCATCCAAGGCCTGTGATCTGGATAGCCTCTCAGCCATGGCTGGCTGGGACCGTGGGATGGAGGCCATCAGGACAGATGCGTGTCAAGATTTTGGCAAGGCAAGAGAG GCCCCAGAATGCAACGATGCTGATGCATCGCCGCCAGAGTCCACAACCCAGTGCACGAAGTCGTTCTCGCGAGACAAGTCATATCCACTTGACTCTGTCAAGAATTACAGCCTCCCCGCTTCTTCGACGCGTTCCTACCCCGACAACGGTGCCAAAATGCCTTCCATTCTTAACATTGCACATATGTGCTCCCACCTTCAAAACGCTTCCAAAGCTCGACTAGGGATCACCTCTGTACAAAATACCAAGTACAACCTgcacctcgccctcgccatgcACCGCTCTGGcttcttctccgccatcTACCGCGCAGGACCACACCCACCCACATTAGAGAAGATGGTCTCGGAGCCCCCAGAGATTGTCACAAGTGCGAACGTTGCGAAGATGAGGATATGGCTCGGCATGAAGTACTGGAATGGCAAGCCCGTTCTTTCCAAGGCGCACGTCATCAGCAAGCCCTCGCGCCTCATGACAGCGGACATTCAAGAGCTTGCGAGATTGACGAGAGGGTTTCCCGCCAAATTGAAGGGTGGCGTTGTTCCGGGGCTCGGTCTTGGCGAGTGCATGTTTGTCGCGACATCACAAGGCGTCCTCGAGGCTAGGGAAGCTCTTGCCCGGAAAGTGGGCGGCTTGCTTATTTGTAGAATATCTTGA
- a CDS encoding Leucine carboxyl methyltransferase family, with product MLRKRAIVLETPQLVELLGADFSISESDDDLVLLKSPQYCQIGCDLRQLDKLRTTLESVLRLSDCEVLFVAEVSVTYMDTPSADALIHWASSIGTPEFCLLEQILPHGPDHPFAQTMLKHFDKLKTPPRSVFQYPTLASQQARFQKLGWAHVSIWDLWEAWSNEYFVSSTERVALDHVEAFDEWEEFVLFARHYFVLHASTSRLTGEQAVEQVSTTPSNRDCRAEVNIVCHHDGTNKRRFGEAMTISDAMGRQFALHMMGSDAKGRSDTVDIFSLGPSVEPPRLPLKGPLPRMCHTVTDLGDFGLLLVGGRASPTSVFSDCWIFSKGVDCRWQPTWKLPTSLFRHSTIRLKGTSLALVMGGKSDGAKVSEDFYLFHPTQGWRKCQVRGSTPRPTFGAVVCGTSGPSSGRGIFHGILAGGMGQDGCIVTDENVWCLDINGAEPLITFDVVAPEKRFGRCLSLFGAQCVDLDSCTLVCGGVGHDASFQGRELLAVNIDHGNESCTVLQLRPRDGAVRMPFMIGSSALPNGKNGLLVFGGGATCFSMGTFWETGVFSIALSNLPWNDGKQSPLTVSLDTAPRYVESRKVVGITNYADGEAKTTARKVVPEKIPRVKLSQGMEFGEIVGCGKPVILEGLDLGHGGEGWTPELLVKCVGEQTEVVIHECHRDTDRMDFNTKNFRYVTAAFGTVMAKIQAGDRVYLRSLSREQPSEQAANIECDFPGLAAKFRLPAELEDHVSKNVFSSVLRVSGRVNMWLHYDVMANIYTQLVGSKRMILFPPSDVTRLSFLPGASSSSADVFSMLETTSLTGTRPHEALLQEGDVLFLPALWLHTAMPMSDLNVAVNVFFRDLDSGYATGRDVYGNRDLAAYEKGRQDAGRIARSFQPLPLETRRFYLARIADELQQAAEGLTYGVRMEAKASSGEPAAAHLDDTHEGRADDPYVHPLAKNGLACLCQMCSGRETKASNDKDRVGRQEYVLKDVAVDAIADGERKGRGDTIDAADKERLVALAYATARDQRLAPSKILIRSSFVLVSLVLAALSLTAVYLSRASLHQTTSIGGGRNMMDPDGWHVTLAFKDKDQETRSCHIASHGYTDGENDTTLRKATHGDKKRDDTPRGPKNLGKVVWPKEKGLVEYKDSPIAYSHLPDPKAKS from the exons ATGCTCCGGAAGCGGGCGATCGTTCTTGAAACACCTCAGCTAGTCGAGCTTCTCGGTGCTGATTTTAGCATCAGCGAGTCTGATGATGACCTGGTGTTGCTCAAAAGCCCGCAATACTGTCAAATAGGATGTGACCTCCGTCAACTAGACAAGCTGCGTACCACTTTAGAGTCAGTCTTGCGGCTTTCTGACTGCGAAGTTctcttcgtcgccgaggttTCCGTGACGTACATGGATACCCCCTCGGCAGATGCGCTCATTCACTGGGCTAGCTCCATCGGAACTC CCGAGTTCTGCCTACTCGAGCAAATACTCCCGCATGGCCCAGACCACCCTTTCGCTCAGACCATGCTGAAGCATTTCGACAAGCTCAAAACACCGCCCAGATCCGTTTTCCAATATCCCACGCTCGCCAGCCAGCAAGCCCGCTTTCAGAAACTCGGATGGGCTCATGTTTCTATATGGGACCTCTGGGAAGCGTGGTCGAACGAGTACTTCGTAAGCAGCACAGAGAGAGTCGCACTAGATCATGTCGAAGCGTTCGACGAGTGGGAGGAATTTGTACTCTTTGCCCGACACTATTTTGTTCTTCATGCCTCGACAAGCCGGCTCACTGGAGAGCAAGCTGTCGAGCAAGTGTCGACAACGCCGTCAAATCGAGATTGCCGCGCGGAGGTTAACATCGTATGCCACCATGACGGCACCAACAAGCGTCGTTTCGGAGAGGCGATGACAATATCGGATGCAATGGGGCGACAGTTTGCTCTGCATATGATGGGAAGCGATGCTAAAGGAAGATCTGACACGGTTGACATATTCTCCCTTGGACCATCAGTTGAACCGCCCAGGCTGCCGCTGAAGGGACCCCTCCCTCGCATGTGCCACACGGTGACGGACCTCGGCGATTTTGGTCTGCTTCTTGTCGGCGGAAGGGCTTCTCCGACCAGCGTTTTCTCGGACTGTTGGATATTTTCGAAGGGGGTTGACTGTCGCTGGCAGCCAACATGGAAGCTTCCGACTTCTCTGTTCAGACACTCGACCATTCGTCTAAAGGGAACCTCGCTCGCCCTTGTCATGGGCGGGAAGAGCGATGGCGCGAAAGTATCTGAGGATTTCTACCTATTCCACCCGACGCAGGGCTGGCGGAAATGCCAGGTCCGAGGGTCCACACCTCGTCCGACTTTTGGAGCTGTTGTTTGCGGCACCTCGGGTCCCAGCAGTGGACGGGGCATTTTCCATGGCATCTTAGCTGGTGGAATGGGTCAAGATGGCTGTATAGTCACAGATGAGAACGTGTGGTGTCTCGACATAAATGGTGCCGAG CCGTTGATAACGTTTGATGTTGTGGCTCCCGAGAAAAGATTCGGCCGCTGCTTGTCACTATTCGGAGCGCAATGTGTCGACCTTGACTCTTGCACGCTTGTTTGCGGTGGCGTAGGACATGATGCGTCGTTTCAAGGACGGGAACTTTTGGCTGTCAACATTGATCATGGCAATGAAAGCTGTACCGTTCTGCAGCTTCGGCCTAGAGACGGAGCTGTTCGGATGCCCTTTATGATTGGATCATCTGCGCTGCCTAATGGGAAGAACGGCCTGCTGGTTTTTGGAGGAGGAGCGACGTGCTTCTCGATGGGCACATTTTGGGAAACTGGTGTTTTCAGCATCGCATTGTCCAATCTGCCATGGAACGACGGCAAACAGTCGCCATTGACCGTCTCGTTGGACACAGCCCCGAGATACGTTGAGTCGCGGAAGGTTGTGGGGATCACGAACTATGCAGACGGAGAAGCGAAGACGACAGCCAGAAAAGTAGTGCCGGAAAAGATTCCCCGAGTGAAGCTGAGCCAGGGCATGGAATTTGGCGAGATAGTTGGCTGCGGGAAGCCAGTCATTCTAGAAGGACTCGATCTTGGACATGGTGGAGAAGGATGGACTCCGGAATTGTTGGTGAAATGCGTTGGTGAACAAACAGAG GTGGTTATACATGAATGTCACAGAGACACTGACCGGATGGATTTCAACACGAAGAATTTCCGCTATGTCACGGCCGCTTTCGGAACGGTCATGGCCAAGATTCAAGCCGGCGATAGAGTATATCTTCGATCTTTATCCCGTGAGCAGCCGTCTGAGCAAGCAGCAAATATTGAATGCGACTTCCCAGGATTGGCAGCAAAGTTCCGTTTACCGGCGGAACTAGAAGACCATGTGTCGAAGAACGTGTTCAGCTCGGTTCTCAGAGTGTCGGGTAGAGTGAATATGTGGCTACACTACGAT GTCATGGCGAACATATACACGCAACTTGTCGGCAGTAAGAGAATGATACTCTTTCCGCCGAGCGACGTGACGCGACTGTCATTCCTCCCCGGGgcatcgagctcgagcgcggATGTCTTCTCGATGCTCGAAACGACATCCTTAACAGGGACGCGACCGCACGAAGCCTTGCTTCAGGAGGGCGATGTGCTTTTCCTGCCAGCTCTATGGCTCCAcacggcgatgccgatgtcTGACCTGAACGTGGCGGTTAACGTCTTTTTCCGCGATCTCGACAGCGGCTACGCCACAGGTCGAGATGTATACGGCAACAGGGATCTTGCGGCGTACGAAAAGGGTCGACAGGACGCAGGCCGGATCGCGAGAAGTTTTCAGCCGCTACCGTTGGAGACGAGACGATTCTACCTGGCACGGATCGCAGACGAGCTTCAGCAAGCCGCGGAGGGCTT GACGTATGGCGTACGGATGGAAGCCAAGGCATCATcgggcgagccggcggccgccCACCTAGACGACACCCATGAGGGCCGAGCCGATGACCCCTATGTGCATCCCCTAGCAAAAAACGGCCTTGCTTGCTTGTGCCAAATGTGTTCCGGCAGGGAAACGAAAGCAAGCAACGACAAGGACAGAGTTGGCAGGCAAGAATACGTTTTGAAGGACGTGGCAGTAGATGCTATagccgatggcgagcgaAAGGGGCG AGGTGACACTATCGATGCTGCTGACAAGGAGCGGCTCGTCGCACTGGCCTACGCGACAGCTCGAGATCAAAGGCTAGCGCCGAGCAAAATCCTTATACGGTCGTCATTCGTCCTAGTTTCGTTGGTCCTCGCGGCATTGTCGCTGACTGCGGTATACCTTTCTAGAGCCTCGCTGCACCAGACGACcagcatcggcggcggcaggaaCATGATGGACCCCGACGGCTGGCATGTGACCTTGGCTTTCAAAGACAAGGATCAAGAAACGCGCAGCTGCCACATTGCATCGCACGGGTACACCGATGGCGAAAATGATACTACCCTGCGGAAGGCTACTCACGGGGACAAAAAGCGGGACGACACCCCTCGCGGCCCCAAAAACTTGGGCAAAGTGGTGTGGCCGAAGGAGAAAGGCCTCGTCGAGTACAAGGATAGCCCGATCGCGTACTCTCACCTCCCCGATCCGAAGGCGAAGTCTTAG
- a CDS encoding protein kinase domain-containing protein has translation MTYSPEYKWIDGAEDLERYTKGGYHPVEIGNVLDNRYEIVDKLGYGGWSTVWLGRDSRRKQYVAVKVGIADSLSHEMKALRAPEPSTSSPADGSDAILRVLDEFRVEGPNGSHPCYTTEPALRSLRECSFSRLFPLDVSRALAYELTLAVAHVHSRGYAHGAFNDLSIQQFRKEHGEPLTYPVERVDGNALPPNVPSSAVVPLSMKKEAEIFALSDARLLLGDFGEAFISAAKSRLGADCHTPVDFRPPEARHEPNVPLSFSADIWSLATAIWDILGMQPLFSSAFTSREKVMCQIVDVLGPLPSDWFEKWEAKTEFFDDDGTPKPGRRVWPKLGELFEERVQQFRREDNMDEFGHEETAAILDMMGRMLQPMPEERVTIRQVLECDWMVKWARLDYLQSRKQENR, from the exons ATGACTTATTCTCCCGAATACAAATGGATTGACGGTGCCGAGGATTTGGAAAGGTATACAAAAGGCGGCTATCATCCCGTCGAAATTGGCAACGTCCTCGACAACCGATACGAGATCGTCGATAAGCTTGGTTATGGTGGCTGGTCCACCGTCTGGCTGGGGCGCGATTCTCGCCGGAAACAGTACGTCGCCGTGAAGGTGGGAATAGCCGACTCCTTGTCTCACGAGATGAAGGCGCTTCGAGCACCTGAACCCTCCACATCTTCCCCGGCTGATGGTTCCGACGCGATTCTACGCGTGCTTGACGAGTTCAGGGTCGAGGGCCCCAATGGCTCTCACCCTTGCTACACCACCGAACCTGCTCTCCGTAGCCTACGAGAGTGTTCGTTCAGCCGCCTTTTCCCGCTCGATGTCTCTCGCGCCTTGGCGTACGAACTCACCCTGGCAGTTGCTCATGTGCATTCTCGCGGCTATGCTCATGGAG CCTTCAACGACCTGTCCATCCAGCAGTTTCGCAAGGAGCATGGTGAGCCGCTCACGTACCCGGTCGAGAGAGTGGATGGCAATGCTCTTCCACCAAATGTCCCGTCATCAGCGGTAGTTCCACTCTCCATGAAGAAAGAGGCGGAAATTTTCGCACTTTCAGACGCCCGTCTACTTCTCGGCGATTTCGGAGAGGCcttcatctcggccgcgaAGTCGCGACTAGGGGCAGACTGCCACACGCCAGTAGACTTTCGCCCGCCGGAGGCTCGTCACGAGCCGAACGTTCCGTTGTCCTTCTCTGCAGACATTTGGAGTCTTGCCACTGCTATCTGGGATATTCTTGGCATGCAGCCGCTCTTCAGTAGCGCCTTTACCTCCAGAGAGAAGGTCATGTGTCAAATTGTCGACGTCTTAGGCCCGTTGCCAAGCGACTGGTTTGAAAAGTGGGAAGCAAAGACGGAATTtttcgacgatgacggcacaCCAAAGCCTGGAAGGCGTGTTTGGCCCAAGTTGGGAGAATTATTCGAGGAGCGCGTGCAACAGTTCCGCCGGGAAGATAATATGGACGAGTTCGGCCACGAAGAAACGGCAGCGATCTTGGACATGATGGGCCGGATGTTGCAGCCCATGCCCGAAGAACGGGTCACGATACGGCAGGTGCTTGAATGCGATTGGATGGTGAAATGGGCTCGGCTCGATTACCTACAATCTCGGAAGCAAGAAAATAGATGA